A region from the Flavobacterium enshiense genome encodes:
- the rlmB gene encoding 23S rRNA (guanosine(2251)-2'-O)-methyltransferase RlmB, whose product MEKENLIFGIRAIIEAINAGKEVDKVFIQKDAQGDLMQDLMKTMKKNNINFSYVPVEKLNRLTSNNHQGAVATIAPISFISLETMVENVIESGKKPLFLILDQLSDARNFGAIIRTAECTGVDGIIVQKQGSAPVNGDTVKTSAGAVFNVPICKVDHIKDAIFYLQGSGIKTVAATEKTEQNIYDIDFSEPVAIIMGSEDRGVNPSVLKIVDEKAKLPMFGSIGSLNVSVACGAFLYETIRQRS is encoded by the coding sequence ATGGAAAAAGAAAACCTAATATTCGGAATCAGAGCCATTATAGAGGCAATCAACGCAGGAAAAGAAGTTGACAAAGTTTTTATTCAGAAAGATGCACAAGGCGATTTGATGCAGGATTTGATGAAAACGATGAAAAAAAACAACATCAATTTCTCTTATGTTCCCGTAGAAAAATTAAACCGATTAACTTCAAATAATCATCAGGGTGCCGTGGCCACCATCGCTCCTATTTCGTTTATATCATTGGAAACTATGGTAGAGAACGTTATCGAAAGTGGTAAAAAACCATTATTCCTGATTTTGGATCAGTTGTCAGATGCACGTAACTTCGGAGCCATCATCAGAACAGCCGAATGTACAGGTGTAGACGGAATCATAGTCCAAAAACAAGGTTCAGCTCCCGTAAACGGCGATACAGTTAAAACCTCTGCCGGCGCGGTATTCAACGTTCCTATCTGCAAAGTAGATCATATTAAAGATGCTATTTTCTACTTACAGGGTTCCGGAATCAAAACCGTAGCCGCTACCGAAAAAACAGAGCAAAACATTTACGATATCGACTTTAGCGAGCCTGTTGCCATCATTATGGGAAGCGAAGACCGTGGTGTGAATCCATCGGTTCTAAAAATCGTGGACGAAAAAGCAAAACTGCCTATGTTCGGTTCTATCGGATCGCTGAATGTATCCGTAGCTTGTGGGGCGTTTTTATACGAAACCATCCGCCAAAGAAGCTAA
- a CDS encoding outer membrane protein assembly factor: MKPLLLFTFLILYSFSLKAQNLHLKIEGSSTEENKIIDSIGYKKLHENTKSILDETGNLSATLLKKGYLESQLLNQKKVNDSSFVFFYSVGKQTSHIHIYIGTLSEEEKKLLEFQSDTITLPTPEVENFMNSNLAKLEQKGYSLSELQLTNHKKTGNQLSAALHIKTEKKRNLNDIVIVGYDKFPEGIRRNLTKQYRKQPFSQETLKKLNNDFKSLPFVSQIKYPEILFTKDSTKVYIYLEKTKANRFDGFIGFANEENSGVRFNGYLDLLLNNALNSGEKFNLYWKGDGKKQTTFNIGTEIPYIFKSPLGIKANLKIFKQDSLFQNTTTDIDLGYFFNYNSRIYLGHQSAESVDIQKTTSGTISSYSNSFWTASYLFSDIDPDDFMFRETANINVKFGNGRRSSETATNSQYFTQLNAHYNFHLNKKNLIFVKNQSFYLQSDTYLSNELYRFGGINSIRGFSENSLQANLYTAFITEYRYVLTPGLYIHSITDYGIFQDKTSNIKENLLGLGFGFGLLTKNGLFNLIYANGTTGDQAIKLSNSLVHLSFKSIF, from the coding sequence TTGAAACCACTCCTTCTTTTTACATTTCTGATTTTATACAGCTTTTCTTTAAAAGCACAAAATCTGCATCTGAAAATCGAAGGGAGTTCGACCGAAGAAAACAAAATCATCGACAGCATCGGTTACAAAAAACTGCACGAAAACACAAAATCCATTCTTGATGAAACCGGTAACCTATCTGCCACACTACTAAAAAAAGGATATTTGGAAAGTCAATTGCTAAACCAAAAAAAAGTAAACGACAGCTCCTTCGTATTTTTCTATTCAGTCGGAAAACAAACCTCACACATACATATATATATAGGTACACTTTCAGAAGAAGAAAAAAAACTATTGGAGTTCCAATCCGATACCATAACCCTTCCTACTCCCGAAGTCGAAAACTTCATGAATTCCAATCTGGCCAAATTAGAGCAAAAAGGCTACTCGCTAAGCGAACTGCAACTAACCAATCATAAAAAAACAGGCAACCAACTTTCCGCTGCATTGCACATCAAAACAGAAAAGAAACGAAACCTGAACGACATCGTAATTGTAGGCTACGACAAATTCCCGGAAGGCATCCGAAGAAATCTGACTAAACAGTATCGAAAACAACCTTTCAGTCAGGAAACCTTAAAGAAACTGAACAACGATTTTAAATCACTGCCTTTTGTAAGTCAAATTAAATATCCGGAAATTCTATTCACCAAAGACAGCACCAAAGTATACATATATCTCGAGAAAACTAAAGCCAACCGATTCGATGGTTTCATAGGTTTTGCCAACGAAGAAAATTCAGGTGTTCGCTTTAATGGGTATCTCGACCTGCTTCTAAACAACGCATTAAACTCAGGGGAAAAATTCAACCTGTATTGGAAAGGCGATGGAAAGAAACAAACCACATTCAACATCGGAACAGAAATTCCGTATATTTTCAAAAGTCCGCTGGGCATTAAAGCCAACCTGAAAATCTTCAAACAGGACAGCCTTTTCCAAAACACGACAACCGACATCGATTTAGGCTACTTCTTCAATTACAATTCCAGAATATACCTTGGGCATCAATCAGCCGAATCAGTAGACATCCAAAAAACAACTTCCGGCACTATCAGCAGTTATTCCAATTCGTTCTGGACCGCATCCTACCTGTTCTCCGATATCGATCCGGATGATTTTATGTTTCGGGAAACCGCAAATATCAATGTGAAATTCGGAAACGGAAGACGCTCGTCCGAAACAGCAACCAACAGCCAGTATTTTACACAGCTCAACGCACATTATAATTTCCACCTGAACAAAAAAAATCTCATTTTTGTCAAAAACCAGAGTTTTTACCTCCAAAGTGACACCTATCTCAGCAACGAACTGTACCGTTTCGGGGGAATTAATTCCATTCGCGGATTTAGCGAAAACAGTCTTCAGGCCAACCTCTACACGGCTTTCATCACCGAATACCGTTATGTGCTGACACCCGGTTTATACATACATTCCATCACAGATTACGGTATTTTTCAGGATAAAACATCTAACATTAAAGAAAACCTGCTCGGGCTCGGGTTTGGCTTCGGACTACTAACCAAAAACGGCTTGTTCAATTTAATCTATGCCAACGGAACCACAGGCGATCAGGCCATAAAACTCTCCAACTCCCTTGTTCATTTAAGTTTCAAAAGCATTTTTTAA